One part of the Streptomyces sp. NBC_00286 genome encodes these proteins:
- a CDS encoding helix-turn-helix transcriptional regulator — MTTNQAKVTHPHAITELCAEGGHLYANALRTGRIARADVEAAPCLMEFALLHPDPDDANWLRPVPPSIALAQRLNPIEHEISERRRTSIELAEVFEPFMALSAQDSAPTHSITVLEGLDRINAALDLATTQCQNEMLTVQPSARHPERRVIEGLERDKTLIERGVRIRTLYQHTARYSPERLAYVDRFASGKAEYRTIDELVERLIICDETVAFIPIRDDRQVALELRHPGLVNYLVKVFEFMWGRAVPLSANAPYETAPDGITDIQHSIAKLLVEGYVDEAIARRLGMNVRTCRAHIAKLASSLGSGSRAQLGFLIAQSGILDQDH, encoded by the coding sequence TTGACAACAAATCAGGCCAAAGTGACACATCCCCACGCCATCACTGAACTGTGCGCCGAGGGCGGACACCTGTATGCGAACGCTCTGCGCACAGGACGTATCGCCCGCGCGGATGTGGAGGCCGCTCCTTGCCTCATGGAGTTCGCCCTCCTGCACCCGGATCCCGACGACGCCAACTGGCTGCGCCCCGTGCCCCCCTCGATCGCTTTGGCCCAGCGGCTCAATCCGATCGAGCACGAGATCTCCGAACGCAGGCGCACGTCGATCGAGCTGGCCGAAGTCTTCGAACCGTTCATGGCTCTCAGCGCACAGGACTCGGCCCCCACCCACTCGATCACGGTGCTCGAGGGTCTCGACCGCATCAACGCGGCCCTCGACCTGGCCACGACCCAGTGCCAGAACGAGATGCTCACGGTCCAGCCGAGCGCCCGCCACCCCGAACGCAGGGTCATCGAAGGGTTGGAGCGCGACAAGACCCTGATCGAACGCGGGGTGCGGATTCGGACCCTTTACCAGCACACGGCCAGGTACAGTCCCGAGCGGCTCGCCTACGTGGATCGTTTCGCCAGTGGTAAGGCGGAGTACCGCACCATCGACGAGCTGGTCGAGCGCCTCATCATCTGCGATGAGACCGTTGCCTTCATCCCCATCCGTGACGACCGCCAAGTCGCCCTGGAGCTCCGGCATCCGGGTCTCGTCAACTACCTGGTCAAGGTCTTCGAGTTCATGTGGGGCCGTGCGGTGCCGCTGAGCGCCAACGCTCCCTACGAAACCGCACCCGACGGCATCACCGACATCCAGCACTCCATCGCGAAGCTCCTCGTGGAGGGCTACGTCGACGAGGCCATAGCCCGCCGCCTCGGCATGAACGTACGTACCTGCCGAGCCCACATAGCCAAGCTGGCGTCATCGCTCGGCAGCGGTAGCCGTGCCCAACTCGGCTTCCTCATAGCGCAGTCGGGGATCCTGGACCAGGATCACTGA
- a CDS encoding helix-turn-helix transcriptional regulator, whose protein sequence is MTTGPHGHRADEPCEAGLELYARALREGGVHHQEADPVPCLIDSCLLQPDLEDMHWLRPVAPAIALPRLLHTSAEDIARQRQSEARLAEAFAPLMRIDGRHTAAADTSMISIHSDKQRINLAITQAMADANEELLAIQPHIGQPSNTLAALDRDQALLDRGARILTLYQHTARHWPPVIARYELIKGDVEARTLDELTQRLLIIDRTVAFIPANKDRTLALEVRNPALITFFVTTFERLWRLGTPMYPEAVQRPSLNGITPRQRAIASLLIEGHTDAAIAERLGLNVRTARVHIAKLAETLGSESRAQLGYLIAESGILKQEGAAE, encoded by the coding sequence GTGACCACAGGGCCGCACGGGCACAGAGCCGACGAGCCGTGCGAGGCAGGCCTGGAGCTGTATGCCCGCGCGTTACGCGAGGGCGGTGTCCACCATCAGGAGGCGGACCCTGTCCCCTGCCTGATCGATTCCTGCCTGCTTCAGCCGGACCTCGAGGACATGCACTGGCTGCGTCCCGTCGCCCCCGCCATAGCCCTCCCCCGGCTCCTGCACACCTCCGCCGAGGACATCGCGCGTCAGCGACAGAGCGAGGCACGCCTGGCCGAAGCGTTCGCGCCGCTCATGCGGATCGACGGCCGTCATACGGCAGCAGCCGACACCTCAATGATCAGCATCCACAGTGACAAACAGCGGATCAACCTGGCCATCACGCAGGCCATGGCTGATGCGAACGAGGAACTCCTCGCCATCCAGCCCCACATCGGCCAGCCCTCCAACACCCTGGCCGCCCTGGACCGTGACCAGGCACTGCTGGACCGGGGCGCCCGGATCCTCACCCTCTACCAGCACACCGCCCGCCACTGGCCCCCGGTGATCGCCCGCTACGAACTGATCAAGGGCGACGTCGAAGCGCGCACACTCGACGAACTCACCCAGCGGCTGCTCATCATCGACCGCACCGTGGCGTTCATCCCGGCGAACAAGGACCGCACGCTCGCTCTGGAAGTCCGCAACCCGGCCCTGATCACCTTCTTCGTCACCACCTTCGAACGCCTGTGGCGCCTGGGCACACCCATGTACCCCGAAGCGGTCCAGCGCCCGTCCCTCAACGGCATCACCCCCCGCCAGCGCGCCATCGCAAGCCTCCTCATTGAAGGCCACACAGACGCAGCGATCGCCGAACGCCTCGGCCTGAACGTCCGCACCGCCCGCGTCCACATCGCCAAACTCGCCGAAACCCTCGGCAGCGAAAGCCGCGCCCAACTCGGCTACCTCATCGCAGAATCAGGAATCCTCAAGCAGGAGGGAGCAGCGGAGTGA